In Halopelagius inordinatus, a single genomic region encodes these proteins:
- a CDS encoding pyridoxamine 5'-phosphate oxidase family protein, with protein MKRTGPWSASETAAYLRETTVPVRLACRTPDDHPWMLSLWYEWTENGDGTPELRCATGADADVIRYLRGDPEVAFEVSENDPPYRGVRGRGTATIEPDDSKTLLRSLLERYLGGTDNELGKKLLSADREEVRIRVTPERLHTWDFTERMRDVGERDETATSEKD; from the coding sequence GTGAAACGAACCGGACCGTGGTCCGCGTCCGAGACGGCGGCGTACCTCCGCGAGACGACGGTCCCGGTTCGCCTCGCCTGTCGGACGCCCGACGACCACCCGTGGATGCTCTCGCTTTGGTACGAGTGGACCGAGAACGGCGACGGAACGCCCGAACTGCGCTGTGCGACCGGTGCCGACGCGGACGTGATTCGCTATCTCCGAGGCGACCCCGAGGTGGCGTTCGAGGTGTCGGAGAACGACCCGCCGTACCGCGGCGTCCGCGGGCGCGGAACGGCGACTATCGAACCCGACGATAGCAAGACGCTGCTTCGGTCGCTTCTGGAGCGATATCTCGGCGGCACCGACAACGAACTCGGAAAGAAGCTGTTGTCGGCGGACCGCGAGGAGGTTCGTATTCGCGTGACCCCCGAACGACTCCACACGTGGGACTTCACGGAGCGAATGCGAGACGTCGGAGAGAGAGACGAGACGGCGACTAGTGAGAAAGACTGA
- a CDS encoding Yip1 family protein, translating to MSALPGPLVRLVLPFRADEPANPTLAVLVVLAVAALVAWSVAATVPLFETNVSGTSVIDNPSYPGDVLCENDAFDRTPSGCDEPKTVEKDLGAHAAKTASNLVVPFGLAVVFGWLVAAAVVWSFTGASQGAGTFRDVLSGTAWGLVPFLLPAAARPFLAESAARAFDFPGTLDGVAAGVRAILVGFESEPLALLSFVALAWSAYVVAGGALRTRDVTPGRAALAAFGPAVLLGILSSVGNAVGPVPGEAVGYGVVFALVGALLVGAPRGVIELNKQTELIGFRNTRRVEPEEWYVALHRFGGLALVGLGYALTGSPSLLV from the coding sequence ATGTCCGCCCTCCCCGGCCCCCTCGTGCGATTGGTTCTCCCGTTCCGCGCCGACGAACCCGCGAACCCGACGCTCGCCGTCCTCGTCGTCCTTGCCGTCGCCGCCCTCGTCGCGTGGAGCGTCGCCGCCACCGTCCCTCTCTTCGAGACGAACGTCTCCGGAACGTCGGTCATCGACAACCCGTCGTACCCCGGGGACGTCCTCTGCGAGAACGACGCCTTCGATCGGACACCGAGCGGTTGTGACGAACCGAAGACGGTCGAGAAGGACCTCGGCGCTCACGCCGCGAAGACGGCCTCGAACCTCGTCGTCCCCTTCGGACTCGCGGTCGTATTCGGGTGGCTAGTCGCCGCGGCGGTCGTCTGGTCGTTCACCGGCGCGTCGCAGGGTGCCGGGACGTTCCGCGACGTTCTCTCGGGGACGGCGTGGGGGTTGGTTCCGTTTCTCCTCCCCGCGGCGGCCCGCCCGTTCCTCGCCGAATCCGCCGCGCGGGCGTTCGACTTCCCCGGAACGCTCGACGGCGTCGCCGCGGGCGTCCGAGCGATTCTCGTCGGGTTCGAGAGCGAACCGCTCGCTTTGCTCTCGTTCGTCGCTCTCGCGTGGTCCGCGTACGTCGTGGCCGGGGGTGCGCTGCGGACGCGGGATGTCACACCCGGACGGGCCGCCCTCGCGGCGTTCGGACCCGCAGTACTCCTCGGAATCCTCTCTTCGGTCGGAAACGCGGTCGGACCGGTGCCCGGAGAAGCGGTCGGTTACGGCGTCGTCTTCGCTCTCGTCGGAGCGCTTCTCGTCGGTGCACCGCGCGGAGTCATCGAACTCAACAAGCAGACGGAACTCATCGGCTTCCGGAACACGCGGCGGGTCGAACCCGAGGAGTGGTACGTCGCGCTTCACCGCTTCGGCGGCCTCGCACTCGTCGGACTCGGATACGCTCTCACCGGGAGTCCGTCGCTTTTGGTTTGA
- a CDS encoding ArsR/SmtB family transcription factor, translating to MEAALWYVLTGTRGGPNRARILRTIEEQPRNANQLAEELELDYKTVRHHLDVLMDNDVVENSGDDYGAVYLPSGVARANWETVETILEKVD from the coding sequence ATGGAGGCTGCCCTCTGGTACGTGCTGACCGGGACGCGCGGCGGGCCGAACCGCGCGCGCATCCTTCGCACGATAGAGGAACAGCCGCGAAACGCGAACCAACTGGCCGAGGAGTTGGAGTTAGATTACAAGACGGTCCGTCACCACCTCGACGTGTTGATGGACAACGACGTCGTCGAAAACAGCGGCGACGACTACGGAGCGGTGTATCTCCCGTCCGGCGTGGCCCGGGCGAACTGGGAGACGGTGGAGACGATTCTGGAGAAGGTGGACTGA
- the tgtA gene encoding tRNA guanosine(15) transglycosylase TgtA translates to MRDHFEIRDGDVAGRIGELAVPRAGVTVETPALLPVVNPNIVTVSPARLQSEFGAEILITNSYIIKTNEHLREEALEVGLHEMLDFDGAIMTDSGSFQLAEYGDIDVTTDQILQFQRDIGTDIATPVDIPTPPDVSREQAERELDVTEQALRDAEEADTGDMLVNAPVQGSTYPDLRERAGRIADATDLDVFPVGAVVPLMNSYRYDDMVDAVAAAKRGLGADAPVHLFGAGHPMMFALAVALGCDLFDSAAYALYARDGRYLTAHGTEHLEDLDYFPCSCAVCSAYSPDELRETPSDERERLLAEHNLHVSFAEIRRVKQAIRAGELLELVEERARSHPAMLDGYRALLDHADQLEREDPASKGSFFYLSSESARRPEVVRHHDRLDRLDAEGRILLTEGGKASGDAFDASWRVVPPFGPFPRALSETYPLTAEVPERTDPTAYEMAAEGVARLAESNPDSEFVLAHDGWPETALARVPDDVTVEMLGRVPSDD, encoded by the coding sequence ATGCGCGACCACTTCGAGATACGCGACGGGGACGTCGCCGGGCGAATCGGCGAACTCGCCGTCCCCCGCGCGGGAGTGACGGTGGAGACGCCGGCGCTCCTTCCCGTCGTCAACCCCAACATCGTGACGGTCTCTCCCGCGCGCCTGCAGTCTGAGTTCGGCGCGGAGATTCTCATCACGAACTCCTACATCATCAAGACGAACGAACACCTCCGCGAGGAGGCCCTGGAGGTCGGCCTCCACGAGATGCTCGACTTCGACGGCGCGATAATGACCGACTCGGGGTCGTTCCAACTCGCGGAGTACGGCGACATCGACGTGACGACCGACCAGATTCTGCAGTTCCAACGCGACATCGGGACGGACATCGCCACGCCGGTGGACATCCCGACGCCGCCCGACGTCTCCCGAGAACAGGCCGAACGCGAACTCGACGTGACCGAGCAAGCCCTCCGCGACGCAGAAGAGGCGGACACCGGCGATATGCTCGTCAACGCGCCCGTACAGGGCTCGACGTATCCCGACCTCCGCGAACGCGCGGGGCGTATCGCCGACGCGACGGACCTCGACGTGTTCCCGGTCGGTGCCGTCGTCCCCCTAATGAACTCCTACCGCTACGACGACATGGTGGACGCCGTCGCCGCCGCGAAACGCGGACTCGGCGCGGACGCGCCGGTGCATCTCTTCGGCGCGGGCCATCCGATGATGTTCGCTCTCGCCGTCGCTCTCGGCTGTGACCTGTTCGATTCCGCCGCCTACGCTCTCTACGCCCGGGACGGCCGCTATCTCACCGCCCACGGCACCGAACATCTCGAAGACCTCGACTACTTCCCGTGTTCCTGCGCCGTCTGTTCCGCGTACTCGCCGGACGAACTCCGCGAGACGCCGAGCGACGAACGCGAACGACTGCTCGCGGAACACAACCTCCACGTCTCCTTTGCGGAGATACGCCGCGTGAAGCAGGCGATTCGCGCGGGCGAACTCCTCGAACTCGTCGAGGAACGCGCCCGGTCGCATCCGGCGATGCTCGACGGCTACCGCGCCCTGTTGGACCACGCCGACCAACTCGAACGCGAGGACCCCGCCTCGAAGGGGTCGTTCTTCTATCTCTCCTCCGAGAGCGCGCGGCGTCCCGAGGTGGTGCGTCACCACGACCGACTCGACAGACTCGACGCCGAGGGACGCATCCTCCTCACGGAGGGCGGCAAAGCGTCCGGCGACGCGTTCGACGCCTCGTGGCGCGTCGTCCCGCCGTTCGGTCCGTTCCCGCGCGCCCTCTCGGAGACGTACCCGCTGACCGCCGAGGTGCCCGAGCGAACCGACCCCACGGCCTACGAGATGGCCGCCGAGGGCGTCGCGCGACTCGCCGAGTCGAACCCCGACTCCGAGTTCGTCCTCGCACACGACGGGTGGCCCGAGACGGCCCTCGCGCGTGTTCCGGACGACGTGACGGTGGAGATGCTCGGGCGCGTGCCGTCCGACGACTGA
- a CDS encoding type 1 glutamine amidotransferase has translation MSSPRIAVVRNEVESEYEYHCDALSENVPDAREIDFPVGERLDPGAVDGVVLTGSTAGVYERSDRPWIDDQRRLVEELVEREIPTLGVCFGHQVVNDALGGSVENVGTTARLVAAEFEDDPLFDGVSPVVPAVHGDAVTAVGDGMEVIASADYYPAFATRHRNAPLWTVQFHPEFTAGLRGRLEADFGWTDSDLRFEDANATRVFENFGSIVEDSTA, from the coding sequence GTGAGTTCCCCACGGATAGCCGTCGTCCGAAACGAGGTGGAGTCGGAGTACGAGTACCACTGCGATGCCCTCTCCGAGAACGTCCCCGACGCTCGCGAAATCGACTTCCCGGTCGGCGAACGCCTCGACCCCGGCGCGGTGGACGGCGTCGTCCTCACGGGAAGCACCGCCGGCGTCTACGAACGCTCGGACCGCCCGTGGATAGACGACCAACGGCGATTGGTCGAGGAGTTGGTCGAGCGGGAGATTCCGACGCTCGGCGTCTGCTTCGGCCATCAAGTCGTAAACGACGCGCTCGGCGGGAGCGTCGAGAACGTCGGGACGACCGCTCGGTTGGTCGCCGCGGAGTTCGAAGACGACCCGCTTTTCGACGGCGTCTCGCCCGTCGTCCCCGCCGTCCACGGCGACGCCGTCACCGCCGTCGGCGACGGGATGGAGGTGATAGCATCGGCGGACTACTACCCCGCTTTCGCGACGCGACACCGGAACGCGCCGCTTTGGACCGTCCAGTTTCACCCCGAGTTCACCGCCGGACTCCGCGGCCGGTTGGAGGCTGATTTCGGGTGGACTGACTCCGACCTGCGGTTCGAGGACGCGAACGCGACGCGCGTCTTCGAGAACTTCGGGTCGATAGTCGAAGATTCGACCGCGTAA
- a CDS encoding CPBP family intramembrane glutamic endopeptidase, translated as MAGVGIGLGSLLVVAAVVSLSLAGVEITPLVAIVLSLVLATGVGFGGVAAAYLRFCGYDWSWVGVRVPTFRDLVFVAVGFIGAFGLAISASYVVTTLGVQTAQNQAAQTGFENPEVLLLLIPAAILVIGPGEELLFRGVVQRRLRESFSPFVAIPFASLIFAAIHYTSLIGAPSARLVTISVLVLPTLVFGTVYELTDNIVVPALTHGFYNATLFSILYLGIKLSGSMPQGVLGF; from the coding sequence ATGGCCGGCGTCGGCATCGGCCTCGGTTCGCTACTGGTCGTCGCCGCCGTCGTCTCGCTTTCTCTCGCGGGCGTCGAGATAACGCCGCTCGTGGCTATCGTCCTCTCGTTGGTCCTCGCGACGGGCGTCGGATTCGGCGGCGTCGCCGCCGCGTACCTCCGGTTCTGCGGCTACGACTGGTCGTGGGTCGGCGTCCGCGTCCCGACGTTCCGCGACCTGGTCTTCGTCGCCGTCGGGTTCATCGGCGCGTTCGGCCTCGCCATCTCCGCGTCGTACGTCGTGACGACGCTGGGCGTCCAGACGGCGCAGAACCAAGCCGCACAGACCGGGTTCGAGAACCCCGAGGTGCTGTTGCTTCTCATCCCCGCGGCGATTCTCGTCATCGGCCCCGGCGAGGAGTTGCTGTTCCGCGGCGTCGTCCAACGCCGCCTCCGAGAGTCGTTCTCGCCGTTCGTCGCCATCCCCTTCGCGAGCCTCATCTTCGCGGCGATACACTACACGTCGCTCATCGGCGCGCCGTCGGCGCGACTCGTCACCATCTCCGTTCTCGTCCTTCCGACACTCGTGTTCGGGACGGTGTACGAACTGACCGACAACATCGTCGTCCCGGCGTTGACCCACGGGTTCTACAACGCGACGCTGTTTTCGATACTCTACCTCGGCATCAAACTCTCCGGATCGATGCCGCAGGGCGTCCTCGGCTTCTGA
- a CDS encoding NUDIX hydrolase produces MTDETRAETDELAWETADSAVDYSCPGFDVRRDDVVLPDGTESEFHYVEEPPAVVVLPFTPDGDVVVIEEWRQAVGRVSRGLPAGTVEPDDADLSVAARRELAEETGYEAGEVSHLCTVEPANGLLNSVHHFFVARDCEPTAEQELDFNESIRVTVEDYDDVLAAAVDGRLRDGRAVVGLTRYELTER; encoded by the coding sequence ATGACGGACGAGACGAGAGCCGAGACGGACGAGTTGGCGTGGGAAACGGCGGACTCTGCGGTCGATTACTCCTGTCCGGGGTTCGACGTTCGCAGAGACGACGTGGTGTTGCCGGACGGGACGGAGTCGGAGTTTCACTACGTCGAGGAACCCCCCGCGGTGGTCGTTCTCCCCTTCACGCCCGACGGCGACGTGGTCGTGATAGAGGAGTGGCGACAGGCCGTCGGCCGAGTCAGTCGCGGCCTCCCGGCGGGAACCGTCGAACCCGACGACGCGGACCTGAGCGTCGCGGCGCGGCGCGAACTGGCCGAGGAGACGGGGTACGAGGCGGGCGAGGTGTCGCACCTCTGTACGGTCGAACCCGCAAACGGCCTGTTGAACAGCGTCCACCACTTCTTCGTCGCGCGCGACTGCGAACCGACCGCAGAGCAGGAACTCGACTTCAACGAGAGTATCCGCGTCACCGTCGAAGACTACGACGACGTTCTCGCGGCGGCCGTAGACGGCCGCCTCCGCGACGGCCGCGCCGTCGTCGGACTCACCCGGTACGAACTGACAGAGCGGTGA
- a CDS encoding VOC family protein has protein sequence MDVEAIDHVNLHIPEDGVDEAVAFYRDGLGLELENLDLFEAGEKPFFSVRLAPAHVVHVQPDPAFEPPSSSNFDHLAVTVSGDAESLKAELDAAGIEVDRELDPLGATGTNPAVYVTDPFGYTLELKVA, from the coding sequence ATGGACGTCGAAGCAATCGACCACGTGAACCTCCACATCCCCGAAGACGGCGTCGACGAGGCGGTGGCGTTCTACCGCGACGGGTTGGGTCTCGAACTGGAGAACCTCGACCTGTTCGAGGCGGGCGAGAAACCGTTCTTCTCGGTCCGCCTCGCGCCGGCCCACGTCGTCCACGTCCAACCGGACCCGGCGTTCGAACCGCCGTCGTCGTCGAACTTCGACCACCTCGCGGTGACCGTCTCGGGCGACGCGGAGTCTCTGAAGGCCGAACTCGACGCGGCCGGAATCGAGGTGGACCGAGAACTCGACCCGTTGGGCGCGACGGGGACGAACCCCGCCGTCTACGTGACGGACCCGTTCGGCTACACGCTCGAACTGAAAGTCGCCTGA
- a CDS encoding helix-turn-helix domain-containing protein: MADVDSHSGQSRLTLEIWHPDCWTLEVTDETPAGLLAHTVFNTSGEQVKGHFTAYGDTTADVDELVAAAERSALTSAVSEMQRRHDFRGRTPGNTSRELFVEYDPENSVSDALVSNDFIQAAPVRVFDGREYWSLFVDDDREGVRKRLDAVRDETNADITVTKITRPDAGVGDAAWRADELSARQREVFELARKRDYYDWPRGISARDLADELDISKTTLLEHLRKAESKLLNPDSSTLS, translated from the coding sequence ATGGCAGATGTTGACTCGCACAGCGGCCAGTCGCGCCTGACGCTCGAAATCTGGCATCCCGACTGCTGGACGCTCGAGGTGACAGACGAGACGCCCGCGGGTCTGCTCGCACACACGGTGTTCAACACCTCCGGCGAGCAAGTGAAGGGACACTTCACGGCGTACGGCGACACGACGGCGGACGTGGACGAACTCGTCGCCGCCGCCGAACGGTCGGCGCTGACCTCCGCCGTCTCGGAGATGCAGCGTCGCCACGACTTCAGGGGCCGGACGCCCGGGAACACCTCGCGGGAACTGTTCGTGGAGTACGACCCCGAAAACAGCGTGAGCGACGCCCTCGTCTCGAACGACTTCATCCAAGCCGCGCCCGTCCGCGTGTTCGACGGCCGCGAGTACTGGTCGCTCTTCGTCGACGACGACAGGGAGGGCGTCCGTAAGCGACTCGACGCGGTTCGCGACGAGACGAACGCCGACATCACCGTGACGAAGATAACCCGTCCGGACGCGGGCGTGGGCGACGCGGCGTGGCGGGCCGACGAACTGTCCGCTCGCCAGCGCGAAGTGTTCGAGTTGGCGCGCAAGCGCGACTACTACGACTGGCCGCGCGGGATTTCGGCCCGCGACCTGGCGGACGAACTCGACATCTCGAAGACGACGCTGCTCGAACATCTCCGGAAGGCGGAGTCGAAGCTCCTGAACCCGGACAGTTCGACGCTCTCGTAG
- a CDS encoding proline racemase family protein: MTAETRFETLDTHTGGEPTRLITDGLDRSEFEGGSVREQRDAFAETHDRVRELLMKEPRGHDDMFGAVRVPPEAEEADVGLFFMDGGGYLDMCGHGTIGVVTALVQRGELEPKSQIRVETPAGVVTAKPTVEDGRVERVAVRNVRSFVVDETTVTVDADGGELTVDVDVVYAGNFFAMVDGEAVEPPVDADHAGELVDLGLGIRAAVDDAVDAVNPLTGESGEVSITEFYRSDRDADRTLVVFGEGSVDRSPCGTGTCAKMTLLHREGELAVGERYAHESVVGSRFTGRLLDAETRDGLTVTTPEVSGRAYVTGEHSFVSRPDDSLGGFSVADR, translated from the coding sequence ATGACCGCGGAGACTCGCTTCGAGACGCTCGACACGCACACCGGCGGCGAACCGACGCGGCTGATAACTGACGGTCTCGACCGCTCGGAGTTCGAAGGCGGGAGCGTCCGAGAGCAGAGAGACGCGTTCGCCGAGACGCACGACCGGGTGCGTGAACTGCTGATGAAAGAACCCCGCGGCCACGACGACATGTTCGGCGCGGTTCGCGTCCCGCCGGAGGCCGAGGAGGCCGACGTCGGCCTCTTCTTCATGGACGGCGGCGGCTATCTGGACATGTGCGGTCACGGCACCATCGGCGTCGTGACCGCGTTGGTCCAACGCGGGGAACTGGAGCCGAAATCGCAGATTCGCGTCGAGACGCCGGCCGGCGTCGTCACCGCGAAACCAACGGTCGAAGACGGGCGCGTCGAACGCGTCGCCGTGCGGAACGTGCGCTCGTTCGTCGTCGACGAGACGACGGTCACCGTCGACGCCGACGGCGGCGAACTGACGGTAGACGTAGACGTGGTGTACGCGGGCAACTTCTTCGCGATGGTGGACGGCGAGGCGGTCGAACCCCCGGTGGACGCGGACCACGCGGGCGAACTCGTCGACCTCGGACTCGGAATCCGAGCGGCGGTCGACGACGCCGTAGACGCCGTCAACCCTCTCACGGGCGAGTCCGGCGAGGTGTCGATAACGGAGTTCTACCGGTCGGACCGCGACGCGGACCGAACGCTCGTCGTCTTCGGCGAGGGGTCCGTGGACCGGTCGCCCTGCGGGACGGGCACCTGCGCGAAGATGACGCTCCTCCACCGGGAGGGCGAACTCGCCGTCGGCGAACGCTACGCGCACGAGAGCGTCGTCGGGTCGCGCTTTACCGGCCGACTGCTGGACGCCGAGACGCGCGACGGTCTGACGGTGACGACGCCGGAGGTGAGCGGACGGGCGTACGTCACCGGCGAGCACAGCTTCGTGAGTCGGCCCGACGACTCGCTCGGCGGGTTCAGCGTCGCCGACCGCTGA
- a CDS encoding sodium-dependent transporter yields the protein MANDTARTAREEWGSRFGFLMAMVGAMVGAGNIWRMPFTTGQNGGGAFLLAYIFLLFLIAVPGLMAETVLGRYTQKGVIGSFKQVAGDSRFRGISLVVVIVNIALMSYYAPIIGQALYYAVHSVLMTFSQPGFDATAFWESFAGSPLLMIGMHTITVAMIAGVLLFGIRRGIERVVKWMIPFMVVALVAIAVRGVTLPGGMDGLAFAFTPDWQYLVQGDTWIAALGQALFSTGLGWGIALTYGSYLRKYDDVPLGAGIFTAIGNTSIGLLAIFAVFPVVFAFGLEPTAGANLMFISLVQVFPELIGGQLWAMMFFLGFFFATFTSGLGITEVGVTTVAEETRLDRKQTVAAVSFLIWLLGIPSAYSSEFLGQMDFVFGNWGLPLATLAIIVLVGWKFGADRIRVLELNRNSNLFVGSWWNGIIKYVIPVVMVFIMAYGAVTSLGTENELLMFGGIALMLALLAVSTVLMKFFDSRTESIPKATDGGN from the coding sequence ATGGCAAACGATACTGCGAGGACCGCACGAGAAGAGTGGGGTAGTCGGTTCGGCTTTCTGATGGCGATGGTCGGAGCGATGGTCGGGGCGGGGAACATCTGGCGCATGCCGTTCACGACCGGACAGAACGGCGGCGGCGCGTTCTTGCTCGCCTACATCTTCCTTCTGTTCCTCATCGCCGTCCCCGGACTGATGGCCGAGACGGTACTCGGTCGCTACACCCAGAAGGGAGTCATCGGGTCGTTCAAACAGGTCGCGGGCGACAGCCGATTCCGCGGTATCTCCTTGGTCGTCGTCATCGTCAACATCGCGTTGATGTCGTACTACGCGCCGATCATCGGGCAGGCGTTGTACTACGCGGTCCACTCGGTGCTCATGACGTTCTCTCAACCCGGGTTCGACGCCACGGCGTTCTGGGAGTCGTTCGCCGGGTCGCCGCTTTTGATGATCGGGATGCACACGATCACGGTGGCGATGATAGCGGGCGTCCTCCTGTTCGGCATCCGACGCGGCATCGAACGCGTCGTCAAGTGGATGATCCCGTTCATGGTCGTCGCCCTCGTCGCCATCGCCGTCCGCGGAGTCACTCTCCCCGGCGGGATGGACGGACTGGCGTTTGCGTTCACGCCCGACTGGCAGTACCTCGTACAGGGTGACACGTGGATCGCGGCGCTCGGACAGGCGCTTTTCTCGACCGGTCTCGGGTGGGGTATCGCGCTCACGTACGGGAGTTACCTGCGGAAGTACGACGACGTGCCGTTGGGTGCCGGCATATTCACGGCGATCGGCAACACGAGTATCGGTCTGCTGGCCATCTTCGCCGTCTTCCCCGTCGTGTTCGCGTTCGGTCTCGAACCGACGGCCGGCGCTAACCTGATGTTCATCTCGCTCGTGCAGGTGTTCCCCGAACTCATCGGCGGACAGCTGTGGGCGATGATGTTCTTCCTCGGATTCTTCTTTGCGACGTTCACCTCGGGTCTCGGTATCACGGAGGTGGGCGTGACGACCGTGGCCGAGGAGACGCGCTTGGACCGAAAACAGACCGTCGCGGCGGTGTCGTTCCTCATCTGGCTGTTGGGCATCCCCAGCGCCTACTCCTCGGAGTTCCTCGGGCAGATGGACTTCGTGTTCGGTAACTGGGGGCTGCCGCTGGCGACGCTGGCTATCATCGTCCTCGTCGGATGGAAGTTCGGCGCCGACCGCATCCGCGTCCTCGAACTCAACCGCAACTCGAACCTGTTCGTGGGGTCGTGGTGGAACGGCATCATCAAGTACGTGATTCCGGTCGTGATGGTGTTCATCATGGCGTACGGCGCGGTGACGAGCCTCGGCACCGAGAACGAACTGCTCATGTTCGGCGGCATCGCGCTGATGCTCGCGCTTCTCGCGGTCAGCACTGTGCTGATGAAGTTCTTCGACAGTCGAACGGAGTCGATACCGAAAGCGACGGACGGAGGGAACTGA